ATTGCGAGACCTTGGATACACCGGTCGTGGTCTTGGGTTCGCTGATTTTGAATCAACACCGGGCCAGCCTGACAAGGGCGGGAGTATGATTGCGCGCGATGCGCTAATGAATGCGGCTCTGGGTGCAGTACAGGGAAAGTTTTCTGGGGCTGTTACCGGTCCAGTGAGCAAGGAACATTTGCAAGCTACCGGATTTGAACATCCAGGGCAGACCGAATATTTCTCGGAGCAGTGGGGAGGTTTCCCATCGATGTCCTTTGTTGGGAAAGAACTTAAAGTAGTGTTAGCTACCTGGCACGTCTCTCTTCACGATATGTTTCATGAGCTAAGTCCTGTGAACCTGATTCGTGCAGTTACTCAGGCCGACTATCTCGCTAGAGCCTATGGCGTGGAGTCTCCCAGAATAGGCGTTTGTGGCCTTAACCCGCATGCGGGTGAAAATGGATTGTTGGGTAATGAAGAAGCGGAGTGGATTGACCCCATGCTCGAAGATTTGCGCGATAAATTCCCAGGAGTATCAAATGCACAACCTGCTGACACCGTGTTCTGGCGAGCTCGGCAAGGGGATTTCGATGTGGTCGTAGCGCTCTATCACGACCAGGGTTTGATTCCGGTAAAGACCCTGGAATTTGACCAGGCGGTGAACCTAACGCTTGGGTTGCCTTACGTGAGGACGAGCCCTGATCACGGGACTGGCTATGGTATTGCCGGAAAAGGTATCGCAAGTTCGTCGAGTTTTGCTCATGCCGTGCAAGTCGCTCAGAAACTTGTAAAGTTCCGTGCTTCGGATGTGAAAGTGTCCTAATCCACTTGATTATCCGGAAAATTGCTTACAATGCTGCTATCACAATGATTGATACGCTTCCAGAAGGTGTGCGGCTTGGTAATGATCGCTTGATCCAGCTTACCGAATCGTCTGCTGAGAAAATCAATGCACTTCTGTCCAATGAGTCGGAAAGCACGATACTTCGCGTGAAGATATCAGGCGGAGGCTGCAATGGGCTCAGTTACAAATTGAAATTTGTATCTGCATTCAAGCGAGGTGACATCGTGGTTGAGTCTTTTGGGGCTCAGGTAGTTGTAGATTCAAAAAGTGCCCTTTACTTGAGAGGAACCTCCCTGGACTATTCCCACGCTTTGGTGGCCGGTGGATTCAAATTTGAAAACCCTAATGCCACTTCAAGCTGTTCTTGTGGTGAAAGTTTCAGCGTCTAGACTCTTTCTGAATGCGCTTGCAAAGCCTGTTTTATACGTGCTTGAATCCGCGACCTTAATCACTAATTGATTAAGCTAAAATCAAGATGGTAACAATAGTCGTAAACAAAACCGCCCGAAACAGCTGATGGCTGTGGCGTTTAATATGTCTGTTTGCGTTCGAGATTCAGAGGTTGTTTCCAACTACTTGCTTAATTTAACCAAGGCTTACTGTTAATGCCAAGAAGAGGCCCCCGACCTAGAAGGAACTTTGTTCCTAGAATTCGTAAGAACGAAAAAATCCGTGCTCGTGAGATTCGGGTTATCGGTCCCGATGCCAAACAAATTGGTGTCATGAGCCCTGCTGATGCACTTGCCATCGCAAAGAGAGTTGGCCTCGATTTGGTGGAAATTTCACCGAAGGCACGCCCACCTGTTTGTCGTATCCTGGATTTCGGAAAGTACCAGTACGAGCAATCCAAGAAGGAAAAGGAGAACAAACAAAAGAAAAGCTCTTCCGGAAAGGTGAAAGAAGTTAAATTTCGTGTTCGCATCGAAAACCACGATTTCATGTTCAAGGTCAAGCATGCCGAGGAATTCCTGGGTAAGGGAAACAAGGTGAAGCTTACGCTTATGTTCCGTGGTCGTGAGATGGAGCATAAGGATTTAGGCTTTGAGACCGTTAATCGCGCGGTTAAGGAACTTGAGCACATCGGACACCGTGACTCGGAACCCCGCCTTTCTGGCCGGATTATCAGTACTATGTTATCTCCTTTGCCCGAAAAGGATCGCGTGTATAAGTTTAATCAGCCGCACGACCAAGAATCGGAACCGGAAGAAGTCAGCTGATTTCTGTCTAAAAAGTCCCCCCATGAACGCAGCCAATCGGAAGTCATGCGGATTAACGGCCTTTATATCCGTTGCTTGTTTTTTTGTTTGGCTCGCTCCGACTACATTTGCTGACCCTCCTCCGACGCGTGCAGATGTTACGCTAGTTGGGACTGCCTATATCGATCTGGGTAAAATTGCTGGG
This genomic stretch from Opitutia bacterium ISCC 52 harbors:
- a CDS encoding 4-hydroxythreonine-4-phosphate dehydrogenase PdxA yields the protein MTEQSSHPLLPLAITSGDPAGVGPEVILDWASTYEGARDEFFFFGPESWIVELRDLGYTGRGLGFADFESTPGQPDKGGSMIARDALMNAALGAVQGKFSGAVTGPVSKEHLQATGFEHPGQTEYFSEQWGGFPSMSFVGKELKVVLATWHVSLHDMFHELSPVNLIRAVTQADYLARAYGVESPRIGVCGLNPHAGENGLLGNEEAEWIDPMLEDLRDKFPGVSNAQPADTVFWRARQGDFDVVVALYHDQGLIPVKTLEFDQAVNLTLGLPYVRTSPDHGTGYGIAGKGIASSSSFAHAVQVAQKLVKFRASDVKVS
- the infC gene encoding translation initiation factor IF-3, whose translation is MPRRGPRPRRNFVPRIRKNEKIRAREIRVIGPDAKQIGVMSPADALAIAKRVGLDLVEISPKARPPVCRILDFGKYQYEQSKKEKENKQKKSSSGKVKEVKFRVRIENHDFMFKVKHAEEFLGKGNKVKLTLMFRGREMEHKDLGFETVNRAVKELEHIGHRDSEPRLSGRIISTMLSPLPEKDRVYKFNQPHDQESEPEEVS
- a CDS encoding iron-sulfur cluster assembly accessory protein is translated as MIDTLPEGVRLGNDRLIQLTESSAEKINALLSNESESTILRVKISGGGCNGLSYKLKFVSAFKRGDIVVESFGAQVVVDSKSALYLRGTSLDYSHALVAGGFKFENPNATSSCSCGESFSV